Proteins found in one Kineosporia sp. NBRC 101731 genomic segment:
- a CDS encoding electron transfer flavoprotein subunit alpha/FixB family protein produces the protein MSQVLVLVDHVDGAVRKTTTELLTIAARLGEPAAVFIGQGYDNASATLAEYGAQTVYRVEGEGIEDYLVAPKAEALAAVVQQASQAGAPAAVLLASSGENKEIAGRLAVKLDSGLITDAVDVQQGADGPLTTQSVFAAAFTVTASVTKGVPVITVKPNSAEPIAVAGVAPEVVTVPVTVSDLARAAKITERRPKEKSGRPELTEAAVVVSGGRGTNGDFSPVESFADALGGAVGASRAAVDAGWYPHSSQVGQTGKQVSPTLYVASGISGAIQHRAGMQTSKTIVAVNKDPEAPIFELVDFGVVGDLFTVLPQATEEVLKRKG, from the coding sequence ATGTCCCAGGTACTCGTGCTGGTCGACCACGTCGACGGCGCCGTCCGTAAGACCACCACCGAACTGCTCACCATCGCCGCGCGTCTGGGCGAGCCCGCCGCCGTCTTCATCGGCCAGGGATACGACAACGCCTCCGCCACGCTCGCCGAGTACGGCGCGCAGACCGTCTACCGGGTCGAGGGCGAGGGCATCGAGGACTACCTCGTGGCGCCCAAGGCCGAGGCGCTCGCCGCGGTCGTTCAGCAGGCGTCCCAGGCCGGTGCCCCGGCTGCCGTGCTGCTCGCCAGCTCCGGCGAGAACAAGGAGATCGCCGGGCGTCTGGCTGTGAAGCTCGACTCCGGCCTGATCACCGACGCCGTCGACGTGCAGCAGGGCGCTGACGGCCCCCTCACCACGCAGTCGGTGTTCGCCGCCGCGTTCACCGTCACCGCCTCGGTGACGAAGGGTGTCCCGGTCATCACGGTGAAGCCGAACTCGGCCGAGCCGATCGCGGTCGCCGGGGTCGCGCCCGAGGTCGTCACCGTCCCCGTCACGGTCTCCGACCTGGCCCGGGCCGCGAAGATCACCGAGCGCCGCCCGAAGGAGAAGAGCGGGCGTCCCGAGCTCACCGAGGCCGCGGTCGTGGTTTCCGGCGGCCGGGGCACCAACGGTGACTTCTCCCCGGTCGAGAGCTTCGCCGACGCCCTCGGCGGTGCCGTGGGCGCCTCCCGCGCCGCGGTCGACGCCGGCTGGTACCCGCACAGCAGTCAGGTCGGCCAGACCGGTAAGCAGGTCTCCCCGACGCTCTACGTGGCGAGCGGCATCTCCGGCGCGATCCAGCACCGGGCCGGCATGCAGACCTCGAAGACGATCGTCGCCGTCAACAAGGACCCGGAGGCGCCGATCTTCGAGCTCGTCGACTTCGGCGTGGTCGGAGACCTGTTCACGGTGCTGCCGCAGGCCACCGAAGAGGTGCTCAAGCGCAAGGGCTGA